One genomic segment of Aulosira sp. FACHB-615 includes these proteins:
- a CDS encoding S-layer family protein, translating into MKLTFVGFAVLSVICLSAVDNNGVHAQVIQDNTLNTSVTSTNSINGSNLYTITNGERVGNNLFHSFSQFSIPRGDSASFQNATDIQNIFSRVTGGNISNINGEIHAQHSANLFLLNPAGILFGKDASLNIGGSFIATTANSIKFADGIEFSAVNPTATPLLTMSVPVGLQMGQMPADITVQGTGYALNFTNSQTPVIRVPSPTKLQVQPGKTLALVGGNLSFNGATLSAEKGQIELGSLGGTGLVSLVPTTLGYTLKYENDQSFADIQLIQKSLLDVSGFNSGSVRVRGKEIQFSDRSLILAKNSGNLPGGNLHLQASAGIDLRGAFSGIRSENFGTGTGGNISVITPRLSIQEGGILSNITYGTSATGNIQIDATKLEITGFSPLNSNGSFINTSTLGAGNAGNISVSGDSLLLSNGGGLSSVSRGTGSSGEVMIRNQDTIVQGNNNSILNTRISSTTFNIGNAKTLTLDTVRLKLLDGGAIATSSFFVGHAGDIRINATESIQVSGRNQTNPSTIASSSMRLNPALQKLFGIPNNNLTADAGTVSITTPYLSLKNGGTLSVTNQGSGNGGSINITANTIQLKHQAVIDAKTASGNGGNINLEVGNLLLLRESSQITATAQGNGNGGNISVNAPILVGLENSDIIANAVQGKGGNIAITTQGIIGLEFRNTLAPRVDLTNDITASSEFNVNGTVEINNIGVDPNSGLVTLPANFTDPSQQIASSCSGNTDSSFVATGRGGIPQNPTQEIRSDRTWSDTRDISAFHTTKPAQTQISKSPETLVQATGWRRNAQGKIELVANQSLTSGKSSLTCASFYKN; encoded by the coding sequence ATGAAATTAACTTTTGTTGGGTTTGCTGTGTTGAGTGTAATCTGCTTATCTGCTGTTGACAACAATGGTGTTCACGCCCAGGTAATTCAAGATAATACCCTCAATACTTCTGTAACTTCCACTAATTCTATAAATGGAAGTAATCTTTACACCATCACCAACGGCGAGCGTGTCGGTAACAATTTATTTCATAGCTTTAGTCAATTCTCTATCCCTAGAGGTGATTCTGCATCATTTCAAAATGCTACTGATATTCAAAATATTTTTAGTCGGGTGACTGGTGGTAATATTTCCAACATTAATGGTGAAATCCACGCCCAGCATAGTGCCAATTTATTTTTACTCAACCCAGCCGGGATTCTTTTTGGGAAAGATGCCAGCTTAAATATTGGTGGTTCATTTATAGCCACAACTGCCAATAGTATTAAATTTGCCGATGGAATTGAATTTAGTGCTGTTAACCCGACGGCAACACCATTGTTAACGATGAGTGTACCTGTTGGGTTGCAAATGGGACAAATGCCCGCAGATATTACTGTTCAAGGTACAGGATATGCCTTAAATTTTACTAATAGTCAGACTCCTGTAATTCGCGTTCCTAGCCCAACCAAATTACAAGTACAGCCAGGAAAAACCCTGGCACTGGTGGGTGGTAATCTGAGTTTCAATGGAGCTACCTTGAGTGCTGAAAAAGGGCAAATAGAATTAGGTAGTTTGGGCGGTACGGGATTAGTTAGTTTAGTCCCCACTACTCTAGGCTATACATTGAAGTATGAGAATGATCAAAGTTTTGCTGACATTCAACTCATACAGAAATCTCTTTTGGATGTCAGTGGTTTCAATTCCGGTTCTGTTCGAGTTCGGGGTAAAGAGATTCAATTTAGCGATCGCTCGCTGATATTAGCCAAAAATTCCGGTAATCTTCCTGGCGGTAATTTGCATCTTCAAGCATCCGCCGGAATTGATCTGAGGGGTGCATTCAGTGGGATTCGGAGTGAAAACTTTGGCACTGGTACTGGCGGGAATATCAGCGTCATTACTCCTCGATTAAGCATCCAGGAGGGAGGAATATTAAGTAATATCACTTATGGAACATCTGCCACTGGCAATATTCAGATCGATGCCACAAAACTAGAGATAACTGGCTTCTCGCCCCTCAATTCAAATGGTAGTTTTATCAACACTAGTACATTAGGTGCTGGTAATGCTGGTAATATCTCTGTCAGTGGCGATAGTTTACTATTATCCAATGGTGGCGGACTATCTTCAGTATCGCGCGGTACTGGTTCCAGTGGTGAGGTGATGATTCGCAACCAGGATACTATTGTGCAGGGCAACAATAATTCCATCCTCAACACCAGAATTAGCTCAACCACCTTCAACATTGGCAATGCTAAAACCTTGACGCTGGATACTGTTAGGCTAAAACTACTGGATGGGGGAGCAATTGCTACAAGTTCGTTTTTTGTTGGTCATGCAGGAGATATTCGGATTAATGCCACAGAATCTATTCAAGTTAGTGGTCGCAATCAGACAAATCCAAGCACCATTGCCTCCTCTAGTATGCGTCTAAACCCAGCATTACAGAAATTATTCGGCATTCCCAATAATAATCTCACTGCTGATGCAGGTACAGTGAGCATTACAACACCCTACCTATCATTAAAGAATGGTGGAACTTTGAGTGTGACCAATCAAGGTAGTGGCAATGGTGGGAGTATCAATATCACTGCCAATACTATCCAATTAAAACATCAAGCGGTAATCGATGCCAAGACAGCATCTGGCAATGGCGGTAATATCAACTTAGAAGTTGGAAATTTGTTACTACTGCGTGAGAGTAGCCAAATTACTGCAACAGCCCAAGGTAATGGAAATGGGGGTAATATTAGTGTTAATGCACCCATCCTGGTGGGATTAGAAAATAGTGATATTATTGCCAATGCCGTACAAGGAAAGGGTGGCAATATTGCTATTACAACTCAAGGAATTATTGGTCTAGAGTTCCGTAATACCCTGGCTCCAAGAGTTGACCTGACCAATGACATTACTGCTAGTTCTGAATTTAACGTCAATGGCACAGTGGAAATTAATAACATTGGTGTTGATCCCAATTCTGGTTTAGTTACATTACCAGCGAATTTTACTGATCCATCTCAGCAAATAGCCAGTAGTTGTTCTGGTAATACTGATAGTAGTTTTGTCGCCACAGGTAGAGGTGGGATACCGCAAAATCCGACGCAGGAAATTAGGAGCGATCGCACTTGGTCAGACACTCGTGACATCTCTGCATTCCACACCACAAAACCAGCACAAACCCAAATATCAAAATCACCAGAAACACTTGTGCAAGCAACTGGCTGGCGACGTAACGCCCAAGGCAAAATTGAGCTTGTTGCTAATCAATCTCTTACTTCCGGGAAATCATCATTAACTTGTGCTAGTTTTTATAAAAACTAA
- a CDS encoding S-layer family protein produces MRLIYGSTSHYQQWLLAAFTTAIATSGLSTPTLAQVIQDNTTNTSVSINGNDYTITDGINKGNNLFHSFSNFSVETGKTATFDLKNTPDITTIFSRVTGGNISHINGMISTLNSSNPVSLFLMNPNGIIFGEKASLNIGGSFVATTANSIKFADGIEFSAVNASGTPLLTMSVPVGLQMGSNPGAITVQNTGHQLAFPIHPLVSSPDRSNNPEGLNVNGNNLALIGGEIALDGGVLNAPSGHIELGSASNGIVNLNIASPIWRFDYSNIQQFGDIQLSHQSLADASGTPAGSIGFVGQNISLNDASAALLVNEGSGNSGNININASGALTLRGIGTIGFPQSLLRADNFSGGSGGNIIVSASQVFLQNGGSLHGINFAEGSGSNIFVETQDLIQITGISPVSGFASSLNTITRGSGKSGDIQVLTKKLQVLDGAVIGSSPWSNGIGGDITINAADFIEVAGENSQNLADSVIVVGTFDEGNSGSLTITTSQLRVRDGGGIVVSTVNQGNAGDLVINASDKVEVSGVGSISGLPSRVGVRAELLAPPIRQLFGLPDVITGDIGKLTLNTNLLQITNQAIVGVDHQGIGDAGQLEINANSIRLDNGGSITAATVQGEGGNILINSNDLVLRHGSSIVTNAGGIGNGGNITINSDVILGLENSDIVANAVQGNGGNISITTQGIFGLKYRNELTSESDITASSQFGLNGTVDVHQFGVDPNSGLVELPENITDSSKQIASGCDANTGSSFVATGRGGVPQNPMQQVWSDRTWLDIRDISAFNTKKTSPVQTPKSPATLVQATGWRRNPQGKIELIAAKSPPQIPPTLTCAATPQN; encoded by the coding sequence ATGAGATTAATCTATGGAAGTACAAGCCACTATCAACAGTGGCTTTTAGCTGCATTCACAACGGCGATCGCAACATCAGGTCTATCAACACCAACCTTGGCTCAGGTCATACAAGATAACACAACTAATACCAGTGTCAGCATTAATGGCAATGACTATACTATTACCGATGGCATAAATAAAGGTAATAATTTATTCCACAGTTTTAGTAACTTTTCTGTAGAAACAGGTAAAACCGCCACCTTTGATTTAAAGAATACTCCAGATATTACAACGATATTTAGCCGTGTAACGGGTGGAAATATTTCTCATATTAATGGGATGATTAGCACGCTCAATAGCAGTAACCCCGTCAGTTTATTTTTGATGAATCCCAACGGGATTATCTTTGGGGAGAAAGCTTCGTTAAATATTGGTGGTTCCTTTGTGGCGACGACTGCCAACAGTATCAAATTTGCTGATGGCATAGAATTCAGTGCTGTGAATGCTTCGGGTACTCCTTTGCTGACTATGAGTGTACCTGTGGGTTTGCAGATGGGAAGCAACCCTGGTGCAATTACTGTCCAGAACACTGGGCATCAGTTGGCATTTCCGATTCACCCCTTAGTCTCTTCTCCAGATCGCAGCAACAATCCTGAAGGGTTAAATGTTAATGGGAATAATTTGGCATTAATCGGGGGAGAAATTGCCTTAGATGGCGGAGTTTTAAATGCACCATCAGGACATATTGAACTTGGGAGCGCCAGTAATGGGATAGTTAATTTAAACATCGCCTCTCCAATTTGGAGGTTTGACTATAGTAATATTCAGCAATTTGGTGATATTCAGCTATCTCATCAATCTCTAGCAGATGCAAGTGGTACTCCTGCGGGTTCTATTGGGTTCGTCGGACAAAATATTAGTTTGAATGATGCTTCTGCTGCTTTATTAGTAAATGAAGGAAGTGGCAATTCAGGCAATATCAATATTAATGCGAGTGGAGCTTTAACGCTTCGAGGAATCGGCACTATAGGATTTCCCCAAAGTCTATTGCGTGCTGATAATTTCAGTGGCGGCAGTGGAGGTAATATTATAGTTTCAGCTTCGCAAGTATTCCTTCAAAATGGCGGATCTCTGCATGGCATTAATTTTGCTGAAGGTTCGGGAAGTAATATTTTTGTAGAAACTCAGGATTTAATTCAAATAACTGGAATATCACCAGTAAGCGGATTTGCTAGTTCCTTGAATACCATCACTAGAGGTTCTGGGAAAAGTGGCGATATTCAAGTACTTACCAAAAAATTGCAAGTTTTAGATGGCGCTGTCATTGGTAGTTCGCCTTGGTCAAATGGTATAGGAGGGGACATCACCATTAATGCAGCTGATTTTATCGAAGTAGCCGGAGAAAATTCACAAAACTTGGCTGATAGTGTCATCGTAGTAGGCACATTCGACGAAGGCAATTCAGGTTCATTAACTATCACAACTTCTCAACTGAGGGTACGAGATGGCGGAGGGATAGTTGTCTCGACTGTCAATCAAGGAAATGCTGGTGATTTAGTGATTAATGCCTCAGACAAAGTTGAGGTGAGTGGGGTGGGTAGTATTTCTGGTCTTCCTAGCCGCGTTGGTGTGAGGGCAGAATTACTTGCACCACCAATTCGGCAATTATTTGGATTACCGGATGTGATTACAGGTGATATCGGTAAACTCACCCTCAACACCAACCTCTTACAAATCACAAATCAGGCAATTGTAGGAGTTGATCATCAAGGGATTGGAGATGCGGGACAACTAGAAATTAATGCAAATTCTATCCGACTGGACAATGGTGGTAGCATTACAGCCGCTACAGTTCAAGGTGAAGGCGGGAATATTTTGATTAATTCCAACGATCTAGTTTTGCGTCATGGTAGTTCAATTGTGACTAATGCAGGTGGTATTGGTAATGGGGGCAATATAACGATTAACTCGGACGTGATTCTTGGCTTAGAAAACAGTGATATTGTTGCCAATGCAGTTCAAGGCAATGGGGGAAATATTAGCATTACCACTCAAGGAATTTTTGGTTTGAAATACCGTAACGAACTCACTAGTGAAAGTGACATTACTGCTAGTTCGCAATTTGGCTTAAACGGAACAGTAGATGTTCATCAATTTGGTGTTGATCCCAACTCTGGTTTAGTAGAATTACCAGAAAATATTACAGATTCATCAAAACAAATTGCCAGTGGTTGTGATGCCAATACTGGTAGTAGTTTTGTCGCCACAGGAAGGGGTGGTGTGCCACAAAATCCGATGCAGCAAGTTTGGAGCGATCGCACTTGGTTAGATATCCGCGACATCTCTGCATTCAATACCAAAAAAACATCACCAGTCCAAACACCAAAATCACCCGCAACACTTGTCCAAGCAACTGGCTGGCGACGTAATCCCCAAGGCAAAATTGAATTAATTGCCGCTAAATCACCTCCGCAGATACCACCAACCTTAACCTGTGCTGCTACACCTCAAAATTAA
- a CDS encoding S-layer family protein yields MKLTFVGFGVLSVISLFAVYNNSVHAQVTPDNTLKTLVESSGNSYSIKDGTRVGNNLFHSFSQFSIPTNGSASFNNDADIQNIFSRVTGGNVSNIDGKIITNGSANLFLINPAGIIFGANASLNIGGSFVATTANSIKFADGQEFSAVDTAAKPLLTMTVPIGLQMGNHPAPIQVQGTGHSLNSLNTFSPVISNSSSTKLQVPSGKTLALVGGNISLDGATLSAAKGQIELGSLEGAGLVSLVPITQGYKLEYEQGQSFADIQLAQKSLLDVSGFNSGAVQLRGRNIKFTDGSLILSQNYGNLAAGEINLQASEAIAIIGTTPDAKIRSWIRAEALGTGSSANISVITPRLIMQEGSGINALTYGTAHGGNIQIQAADIEVSGFSPLNPTGVTSIATSTYGKGAAGDIVVNGNNLLISGGGSLSSVTFGSGSSGQVIVHNQNTTVMGENPFGLYSNISITSFANGNAKDLILNTGTLQILNGGTIGSSAFFIGNGGNVQINASEAIAISGSSSNNNSNINSSVVRLSPQLRQLFKLPNILSANAGSVSITTPKLTLTDGGTVTVTSQGTGNAGNLQIIADQIQLKNQALIQAQTESGNGGDISLQVGDVLLMRDRSKITTTAGSTGNGGNITINSPTIVGLENSDITANAVRGKGGNINISTQGIIGLEYRSQLTPENDITASSEFGVNGTVEINNIGVDPNSGLVELPANVTDPSQQIASGCFANTGSSFVATGRGGVPQNPTEELSSDRTWSDTRDISAFHTTKPAQAQTPKSPTTLVQATGWRRNAQGKIELVAIHSGYTQPDLTCAAVAN; encoded by the coding sequence ATGAAATTAACTTTTGTCGGGTTTGGTGTGCTAAGTGTAATCAGCTTATTTGCTGTTTATAACAATAGTGTTCACGCACAAGTAACTCCCGATAACACCCTCAAAACGCTTGTAGAAAGTAGTGGCAATAGTTACAGTATCAAGGATGGCACTCGTGTAGGCAACAATTTATTTCATAGCTTTAGTCAATTCTCTATCCCGACAAATGGTTCTGCATCATTTAATAATGACGCTGATATTCAGAATATTTTTAGTCGGGTAACTGGTGGTAATGTTTCCAATATAGATGGTAAAATTATTACCAATGGTAGTGCCAACTTATTTTTAATTAACCCAGCCGGGATTATTTTTGGGGCAAATGCCAGCTTAAATATTGGTGGTTCATTTGTAGCAACAACAGCTAACAGTATTAAATTTGCTGATGGGCAAGAGTTTAGTGCTGTGGATACTGCCGCTAAACCATTATTAACAATGACTGTACCCATTGGGTTGCAAATGGGTAATCATCCCGCACCAATACAAGTCCAAGGTACAGGACATAGCCTAAATAGTCTTAATACTTTTTCTCCTGTAATTTCCAATTCTAGCTCTACAAAATTACAAGTGCCGTCAGGAAAAACTTTGGCATTAGTGGGTGGAAATATCAGTTTGGATGGTGCGACTCTGAGCGCGGCAAAAGGTCAAATAGAATTAGGGAGTCTGGAAGGAGCAGGATTAGTTAGTTTAGTACCAATCACCCAAGGCTATAAGTTGGAGTATGAGCAAGGACAAAGTTTTGCTGATATTCAACTAGCGCAGAAGTCACTATTAGATGTGAGTGGGTTTAACTCCGGTGCAGTTCAACTCCGGGGAAGAAATATAAAATTTACCGATGGTTCGTTGATTTTGTCCCAGAATTACGGCAATCTGGCGGCGGGGGAAATTAATTTGCAAGCATCAGAAGCGATCGCCATTATTGGCACTACACCCGATGCTAAAATTCGTAGTTGGATTCGTGCGGAAGCTTTGGGAACTGGATCTAGTGCCAATATCAGCGTTATTACTCCCCGCTTGATCATGCAAGAAGGTTCAGGAATTAATGCTTTAACCTATGGAACTGCTCACGGTGGTAACATTCAGATTCAAGCCGCAGATATAGAAGTATCAGGTTTTTCACCCCTCAATCCCACTGGTGTAACCTCCATTGCTACTAGTACTTATGGAAAAGGAGCGGCTGGAGATATCGTGGTGAATGGGAATAATTTACTCATCTCTGGGGGAGGTTCATTATCATCAGTGACATTTGGTAGTGGCTCTAGTGGTCAGGTGATAGTTCACAATCAAAATACCACCGTCATGGGTGAAAACCCTTTTGGACTATACAGCAACATTAGTATTACTTCATTTGCCAATGGAAATGCCAAAGATTTAATCTTAAATACAGGGACTTTGCAAATACTCAATGGTGGCACTATTGGTTCATCTGCATTCTTTATCGGTAATGGCGGTAATGTCCAAATCAATGCTAGTGAAGCGATCGCCATTAGTGGTAGCAGTAGTAATAATAACAGTAATATCAATTCTTCGGTTGTGCGTTTAAGTCCACAATTACGTCAATTGTTTAAGTTGCCAAATATACTATCAGCAAATGCAGGTAGTGTGAGTATCACTACACCAAAACTCACACTCACCGACGGCGGAACAGTCACAGTTACTAGTCAAGGTACAGGGAATGCCGGAAATCTGCAAATTATTGCTGATCAGATCCAATTGAAAAATCAAGCTTTAATTCAGGCGCAAACAGAATCGGGTAATGGTGGTGATATCAGTTTGCAAGTAGGAGATGTGCTACTAATGCGCGATCGCAGTAAAATTACAACCACCGCAGGCAGTACGGGTAATGGCGGTAATATTACCATTAATTCACCTACTATTGTCGGCTTAGAAAACAGCGATATCACTGCCAATGCTGTGCGAGGTAAAGGCGGTAATATTAACATCTCCACTCAGGGAATTATTGGTTTAGAATACCGTTCCCAACTGACACCAGAAAATGACATCACCGCCAGTTCCGAGTTTGGGGTGAATGGGACAGTGGAAATTAATAACATTGGTGTTGACCCCAATTCTGGTTTAGTCGAATTACCAGCTAATGTCACCGATCCTTCTCAACAAATTGCCAGTGGTTGTTTTGCGAATACTGGTAGTAGTTTTGTCGCTACAGGAAGGGGTGGTGTGCCGCAAAATCCCACAGAGGAATTGAGTAGCGATCGCACTTGGTCAGACACTCGTGACATCTCTGCATTCCACACCACAAAACCAGCACAAGCCCAAACACCAAAATCACCCACAACACTTGTTCAAGCAACTGGCTGGCGACGTAACGCCCAAGGCAAAATTGAGTTAGTTGCTATTCACAGTGGCTATACACAACCGGATTTAACTTGTGCTGCCGTAGCCAACTAA
- a CDS encoding S-layer family protein gives MKLTFVGFGVLSAICISAIDNNSVHAQVTQDNTLNTLVTGSNNYTITNGTRIGNNLFHSFSEFSVPTGGSASFDHATDIQNIFGRVTGGNISNIDGSISANGSANLFLLNPAGIIFGKNASLNIGGSFVATTANSIKFADGTEFSAVQGADKPLLTMSVPVGLQMGQNSGGITVEGLGHRITGDVFTPLDRTQNPTGLQVKAGNTLALIGNEVNFSGGIVAINGGGHLELGSVEQGKVRLNSTRTGWVGDYSQVEKFNNIHLGQQSLLDASGSNGSIQIQGKNINLSAGSAVVLQNLGEQSQGITVHATESLSLTGNTSDQRLGSIIKIENLGTGSSGDILIGANQLSLADGGQIWHSIFTKAVSGNITFNVEGLMDLNGFVPGNPSIPSSIVTITTSSSNAGDILVSTTNLRIGNGGSIGSSSVASGQTGKVQVNTKDLIEIAGNHPISKLPSSITSSTLFMGNANNTVVNTSRLIIRDGGFLGSSTLGQGSAASVTINASDFIEVSGRAPGSITSSRIASTSEILDPVFQAIYGLPAIPTGDAGALTINTPSLRVKDGALVTVKNDGPGKAGDIQINANSIFLNNQGSISASTASGNGGNIHLNLQDYLLMRHDSLISANSAGTGNGGNLSINSPVIIGLENSDIIANAVQGRGGNINITTQGIIGLEYRPGLTSENDITASSQFGVNGTVEIKNVGVNPNSVLVELPTNITDPSQKIASGCNANTGSSFVATGRGGVPQNPMQEVRSDRPWSDTRNLTAFHQTQPAQAQTPKSPETLVQATSWRRNAQGKIELIAAKSSSQIKSALTCASVAEN, from the coding sequence ATGAAATTAACATTTGTTGGGTTTGGTGTTCTGAGTGCAATCTGCATATCTGCTATTGACAACAATAGTGTTCACGCCCAAGTAACTCAAGATAACACCCTAAATACCTTGGTGACTGGCAGTAATAATTACACTATCACCAATGGCACTCGTATCGGTAACAATTTATTTCATAGTTTCAGTGAATTTTCTGTACCTACAGGTGGTTCAGCATCATTTGATCATGCTACCGATATTCAAAATATATTTGGTCGAGTGACTGGTGGTAATATTTCCAACATAGATGGTTCTATTAGTGCCAATGGTAGTGCCAACTTATTCTTACTCAACCCTGCCGGGATTATTTTTGGTAAGAATGCCAGCTTAAATATTGGTGGTTCATTTGTCGCAACTACAGCCAATAGCATCAAATTTGCCGATGGCACAGAATTTAGTGCGGTGCAAGGTGCAGATAAACCTTTGCTGACAATGAGTGTACCCGTGGGTTTGCAAATGGGTCAAAATTCCGGGGGGATTACTGTCGAGGGTTTAGGGCATCGGATAACTGGTGATGTTTTTACACCTTTAGATCGCACTCAGAATCCTACAGGTTTACAAGTTAAGGCAGGCAATACCTTAGCATTAATAGGTAATGAGGTGAATTTCTCAGGTGGTATTGTGGCAATCAATGGAGGTGGACATCTAGAACTAGGGAGTGTGGAACAGGGTAAAGTCAGGCTCAATTCTACTCGGACAGGATGGGTAGGAGATTATTCCCAAGTTGAGAAATTTAATAATATCCATCTAGGGCAACAATCTCTGCTAGATGCTAGTGGTAGCAATGGCTCAATTCAAATCCAAGGAAAAAACATCAACTTGAGCGCAGGCTCGGCTGTCGTGCTGCAAAACTTGGGGGAACAATCACAAGGAATTACTGTCCACGCCACAGAGTCTTTGAGTTTAACAGGTAATACTTCAGACCAAAGACTAGGCAGCATAATCAAAATTGAGAATTTGGGAACAGGTTCATCCGGAGATATTTTGATTGGAGCTAATCAACTTTCCCTGGCAGATGGGGGGCAAATTTGGCATTCGATCTTTACCAAAGCAGTTAGTGGGAATATTACTTTCAATGTTGAAGGCTTGATGGACTTGAATGGCTTTGTCCCTGGTAATCCGTCTATCCCCTCTTCGATTGTCACAATCACCACTAGCTCTAGTAATGCAGGTGATATTCTTGTTTCTACCACTAACCTCAGAATAGGGAATGGAGGTAGTATTGGTTCTTCTAGTGTAGCGTCTGGACAAACTGGAAAAGTACAGGTCAATACCAAAGACCTGATCGAAATTGCTGGCAATCACCCTATTTCAAAATTACCCAGCTCAATTACTTCGTCAACGCTTTTTATGGGTAATGCAAATAACACCGTGGTCAACACATCCAGATTAATTATTCGAGACGGAGGATTTCTCGGATCTAGCACTCTCGGTCAGGGTTCAGCAGCAAGTGTGACGATTAATGCTTCAGATTTTATCGAGGTGAGTGGTCGCGCACCTGGATCAATCACATCGAGTCGCATTGCTTCCACCTCGGAAATTCTCGACCCTGTTTTTCAAGCCATTTATGGGCTACCAGCCATTCCCACTGGTGATGCAGGTGCTTTGACGATTAACACCCCATCATTACGGGTTAAGGATGGCGCATTAGTCACGGTGAAAAATGATGGCCCAGGTAAAGCTGGAGATATACAAATTAACGCCAACTCAATTTTTCTCAACAACCAAGGTAGTATCTCAGCCTCAACCGCCTCTGGTAACGGGGGAAATATTCACTTGAATCTGCAAGATTACCTGCTGATGCGGCACGATAGCTTAATTTCTGCCAATTCTGCGGGGACAGGTAATGGTGGTAATTTGTCGATTAACTCACCTGTGATTATTGGGTTAGAAAATAGTGATATTATCGCCAATGCAGTGCAAGGTCGTGGTGGCAATATTAACATCACTACTCAGGGAATTATCGGCTTAGAATATCGTCCCGGACTCACATCAGAAAACGACATCACTGCAAGTTCTCAATTTGGTGTTAATGGCACAGTGGAAATTAAAAATGTTGGTGTTAATCCCAATTCTGTGCTAGTAGAATTACCTACAAATATCACTGATCCTTCCCAAAAAATTGCTAGTGGTTGTAATGCCAATACTGGTAGTAGTTTTGTTGCTACAGGTAGGGGTGGTGTACCGCAAAATCCGATGCAAGAAGTGAGGAGCGATCGCCCTTGGTCAGACACCCGCAATCTGACTGCATTCCATCAAACACAACCAGCACAAGCCCAAACACCAAAATCACCAGAAACACTTGTCCAAGCCACTTCTTGGCGACGTAATGCCCAAGGCAAAATTGAATTAATTGCTGCTAAATCTTCTTCGCAGATAAAATCAGCCTTAACCTGTGCATCTGTAGCCGAAAATTAA